Proteins encoded by one window of Marixanthomonas sp. SCSIO 43207:
- a CDS encoding methyltransferase domain-containing protein: MFNELYWNKRYEEKNMGWDIGYISTPLKEYFDQLTNKELKILIPGGGNSYEAEYLFNKGFTNVYVVDVSNIALQNFKNRVPNFPSGHLIQDDFFNVKETFDLIIEQTFFCALTPKLRSQYASKMYDLLHSKGKLVGLLFSIPLFEDHPPFGGNKEEYLSLFTPLFKIEKMEKAYNSIPERAGNELFIMLQKG, from the coding sequence ATGTTTAATGAACTTTACTGGAATAAACGCTATGAAGAAAAAAACATGGGTTGGGATATTGGATATATCTCTACGCCTTTAAAAGAATATTTTGATCAACTCACAAATAAAGAACTAAAAATTCTTATTCCCGGTGGTGGTAATTCATATGAAGCAGAATACTTGTTTAATAAAGGTTTTACAAATGTTTATGTAGTTGATGTTTCAAACATTGCTCTTCAAAATTTTAAAAACCGAGTTCCAAACTTTCCTTCCGGTCACTTAATACAAGATGATTTTTTTAATGTGAAAGAAACATTTGATCTTATTATTGAACAAACTTTCTTTTGTGCTCTTACCCCCAAACTAAGAAGCCAGTACGCATCAAAAATGTACGATTTACTTCATTCTAAAGGTAAATTGGTAGGGTTACTGTTTTCAATTCCATTATTTGAAGACCATCCGCCTTTTGGTGGTAACAAAGAAGAGTACCTTTCTCTTTTCACGCCTCTTTTTAAAATTGAAAAGATGGAAAAAGCTTATAATTCAATACCTGAAAGAGCCGGGAATGAATTATTTATAATGCTTCAAAAAGGATAA
- a CDS encoding YeeE/YedE family protein translates to MSSMYGSWPWYVAGPLIALVMFLLLFAGKQFGMSSNLRTMCAAGGAGKVADFFKFNWKEERWNLLVVLGAIIGGFLASQYMSNNEVIINPNVAEQLSTDYGITSANQSYLPPELFSAEQLSNPFVLLVLLIGGLLVGFGARYAGGCTSGHAISGLSNLQLPSLIAVIGFFIGGLLMIHVFFPIIF, encoded by the coding sequence ATGAGTAGTATGTACGGCTCTTGGCCTTGGTATGTAGCCGGACCTCTAATTGCACTTGTTATGTTTTTACTGCTTTTTGCAGGTAAACAATTTGGCATGTCATCAAATTTGCGCACTATGTGTGCAGCAGGAGGAGCCGGGAAAGTTGCAGATTTTTTCAAATTTAATTGGAAAGAGGAGCGGTGGAATCTTTTAGTAGTTTTAGGCGCGATTATAGGAGGTTTCTTGGCCTCTCAATATATGTCAAACAATGAGGTTATCATTAACCCAAATGTAGCAGAACAACTATCTACAGATTATGGTATTACAAGTGCCAATCAATCTTATTTACCACCTGAATTATTTTCAGCAGAACAGTTGTCAAACCCCTTTGTATTGCTGGTTTTATTAATTGGCGGTCTATTGGTAGGCTTTGGTGCCAGATACGCTGGAGGTTGCACTTCTGGTCACGCAATTTCAGGGTTAAGCAACTTGCAATTACCTTCGTTAATTGCTGTAATAGGTTTTTTTATTGGAGGTTTATTAATGATTCACGTATTCTTTCCTATAATTTTTTAA
- a CDS encoding rhodanese-like domain-containing protein, which produces MKIKQFEYKPLAHYSYAIISDGKMALVDPERDPMQYYKLAEENNATITAIFETHPHADFVSSHLQIHKETGATIYASKKTGADYPHTPFDDGDSVTMGNATFTAINTPGHSPDSITIQANEDENIALFTGDTLFVGDVGRPDLREKAGHLKAKREELAKMMYKTIQNKFTNIPDAALVYPAHGAGSLCGKGMSADASSSTLGNERLGNWAFKNQTEEQFTSHLLSSQPFIPHYFGFNVSINKDGADVLSKSIGNVSIQLNVSEIEDDTLVIDTRDEADFKKNHLPNSINIMATSATSKFETWLGSTVKPEEPFYLVASSIDQISSLLDRTAKIGYEKQIKAVVTLSNKDLKQTPKLDVAEFKNNLDKYTIVDIRNQSETEEGLFFDNAHTIPLHKLRENASNLPSEKPIVVHCAGGYRSAAGSSILENQFPNSTVFDLSDAVTEFKK; this is translated from the coding sequence ATGAAAATTAAACAGTTTGAATATAAGCCATTAGCACATTATTCTTACGCAATAATAAGTGACGGAAAGATGGCATTGGTAGACCCAGAAAGAGATCCTATGCAGTATTATAAATTAGCTGAAGAAAACAATGCTACTATAACTGCAATTTTTGAAACGCATCCGCATGCAGATTTTGTAAGTTCTCATCTACAAATCCACAAAGAAACAGGAGCAACTATTTACGCAAGTAAAAAAACAGGAGCAGATTATCCACACACGCCTTTTGATGATGGTGATAGTGTGACCATGGGCAATGCTACATTTACAGCTATTAACACTCCTGGTCACTCACCAGATAGTATTACCATACAAGCCAATGAAGATGAAAATATAGCTCTCTTTACCGGAGACACACTTTTTGTGGGTGATGTAGGTCGTCCAGATTTACGTGAAAAAGCAGGTCATTTAAAAGCAAAACGTGAAGAGTTGGCAAAAATGATGTATAAAACTATCCAAAATAAATTTACAAACATACCAGATGCAGCTCTTGTTTATCCTGCTCACGGAGCCGGATCTTTATGCGGAAAGGGCATGAGTGCAGATGCATCTTCAAGTACTTTGGGTAATGAACGATTAGGCAACTGGGCTTTTAAAAACCAAACAGAAGAGCAATTTACAAGTCATTTATTAAGCTCTCAACCTTTTATACCTCATTATTTTGGTTTTAATGTTTCAATTAATAAAGATGGAGCCGATGTTTTATCAAAAAGTATCGGAAACGTTTCTATTCAATTGAATGTTTCAGAAATAGAAGATGATACCTTGGTGATTGATACACGTGACGAAGCAGATTTTAAGAAAAATCACTTGCCTAATAGTATTAATATAATGGCAACCTCTGCAACGTCAAAGTTTGAAACCTGGTTAGGGTCAACAGTAAAGCCTGAAGAGCCCTTTTACTTAGTTGCAAGCTCAATAGACCAGATTTCTTCATTACTTGATAGAACAGCCAAAATAGGGTATGAAAAACAAATTAAAGCGGTGGTTACATTGAGTAATAAAGACCTAAAGCAAACCCCAAAGCTTGATGTAGCTGAATTTAAAAATAACCTGGATAAGTATACTATTGTAGATATACGCAATCAAAGCGAAACAGAAGAAGGGTTGTTTTTTGATAACGCTCATACTATTCCACTTCATAAATTAAGAGAAAATGCATCAAATTTACCTTCTGAAAAACCAATTGTTGTACACTGTGCAGGAGGATATAGAAGTGCTGCTGGAAGTAGTATTTTGGAAAACCAATTTCCAAACAGCACTGTTTTTGATTTAAGTGATGCAGTAACTGAATTTAAAAAATAG
- a CDS encoding acyl-CoA thioesterase, whose amino-acid sequence MEPKTALESRTIITDFVLPSETNPIGNMFGGELLARMDRAAGIAARRHSRRIVVTASVNHVAFNKMIPLGSVVTVEAKVSRAFKSSMEVYMDVWIEDRESGMRSKANEAIYTFVAVDEMGSPVPVPPLKPETDLEKERYDAALRRRQLSLVLAKKMDPKDATELKALFN is encoded by the coding sequence ATGGAACCCAAAACAGCTTTAGAATCTAGAACCATCATTACAGACTTTGTTTTACCAAGTGAAACAAATCCTATAGGTAATATGTTTGGTGGCGAATTATTGGCAAGAATGGACCGTGCAGCTGGGATTGCTGCTAGACGTCACAGCCGTAGAATTGTTGTTACAGCATCGGTTAATCATGTTGCTTTTAACAAAATGATCCCTTTAGGAAGTGTTGTGACTGTTGAAGCAAAAGTATCTCGCGCTTTTAAAAGCTCTATGGAAGTCTATATGGATGTTTGGATTGAAGATAGAGAAAGCGGAATGCGTAGCAAAGCAAATGAAGCTATTTACACATTTGTAGCTGTTGATGAAATGGGAAGCCCGGTGCCTGTCCCTCCACTAAAACCCGAAACTGATCTTGAAAAAGAACGATATGATGCCGCTTTGCGCAGAAGACAGTTAAGTTTAGTTTTAGCCAAAAAGATGGATCCAAAAGATGCCACAGAATTAAAAGCACTATTTAATTAA
- a CDS encoding DUF6691 family protein, which produces MKQIVYLSIGIFFGIIMYKSEAASWFRIYEMFHFGSFHMYGIIGSALILGVIGIQIIKKNDIKAIGNQPMKLIPKKKSLYRYLFGGIIFGLGWALAGACPGPMYVLVGSGYWSILIVIFGALLGTFLYGVVKDKLPH; this is translated from the coding sequence ATGAAGCAGATAGTTTATTTAAGTATTGGAATTTTCTTCGGAATTATAATGTACAAATCTGAAGCAGCTTCATGGTTTCGTATTTATGAAATGTTTCATTTTGGTTCTTTTCATATGTACGGTATTATTGGTTCAGCATTAATTCTTGGGGTGATTGGCATTCAAATTATTAAGAAAAATGATATAAAAGCAATTGGCAATCAACCTATGAAGTTGATTCCTAAAAAGAAAAGCCTATACCGTTATTTATTTGGAGGGATTATATTTGGCTTAGGTTGGGCTCTTGCAGGAGCTTGTCCAGGACCTATGTATGTCTTGGTTGGTTCTGGTTATTGGTCTATTTTAATAGTAATTTTTGGGGCTCTTTTGGGCACCTTTTTATATGGTGTTGTAAAAGATAAGTTACCTCATTAA